The Streptomyces nitrosporeus genome includes a window with the following:
- a CDS encoding substrate-binding domain-containing protein, with translation MGAVLAAVLGASLAGCSSTGGKRAEERAAREAAEGRSAVTTPRWTFAMVTHSGDGDTFWDIVQEGAEEAARKDNINFLYSHNDEGQQQAELVQTAIDKKVDGLIVSLAKPDSMKAVVAKAVKAGIPVVTVNSGSAESAEFGALTHIGQDESIAGEAVGDELDARGRKKALCILHEQGNVGHEQRCAGAKKTFDGTMQNLYVDGTNMPDVQASIEAKLDSDKSIDAVVTLGAPFAAAAVKAKKTSGSDAEIDTFDLNASVAAGLSDRTLGFAVDQQPFLQGYEAVDLLWLHRYNQNVLGGGRPVLTGPQIITADDADELAEYTKRGTR, from the coding sequence GCACGGGAGGCGGCCGAGGGCCGGTCCGCGGTGACCACGCCCCGCTGGACGTTCGCCATGGTCACCCATTCGGGAGACGGCGACACCTTCTGGGACATCGTCCAGGAGGGCGCCGAGGAGGCCGCCCGCAAGGACAACATCAACTTCCTCTACTCCCACAACGACGAGGGCCAGCAGCAGGCCGAGCTCGTCCAGACCGCGATCGACAAGAAGGTCGACGGCCTGATCGTGTCGCTGGCCAAGCCCGACTCGATGAAGGCCGTGGTCGCCAAGGCCGTCAAGGCGGGCATCCCCGTGGTCACGGTGAACTCCGGCTCGGCCGAGTCCGCGGAGTTCGGCGCGCTCACCCACATCGGCCAGGACGAGTCCATCGCCGGTGAGGCCGTCGGCGACGAGCTGGACGCCCGGGGCCGTAAGAAGGCCCTCTGCATCCTGCACGAACAGGGCAACGTCGGCCACGAGCAGCGCTGCGCCGGAGCGAAGAAGACCTTCGACGGCACCATGCAGAACCTGTACGTCGACGGCACCAACATGCCCGACGTCCAGGCGTCCATCGAAGCCAAGCTGGACTCCGACAAGAGCATCGACGCGGTCGTCACCCTGGGCGCCCCGTTCGCCGCCGCGGCCGTCAAGGCCAAGAAGACCTCCGGCAGCGACGCCGAGATCGACACCTTCGACCTCAACGCGAGCGTCGCCGCCGGCCTCTCGGACAGGACACTCGGCTTCGCCGTCGACCAGCAGCCCTTCCTCCAGGGGTACGAGGCCGTCGACCTGCTCTGGCTCCACCGCTACAACCAGAACGTGCTGGGCGGCGGCCGGCCCGTCCTGACCGGCCCGCAGATCATCACCGCCGACGACGCCGACGAACTCGCCGAGTACACGAAGCGGGGCACCCGATGA